ATGAACCGCACATGTAGATGAAAATGGGCGCACAGTCTGCCTTAAGACTTTAAACAGAAGGgaaaaaatgcatcttttttAAGTACTAGAGGTCATAAAAGTGGCTAAGTCTAGTACTGTATACATATGACTGTACTACATAGTACTGAAATATTCTAACTGCAATTTTAATGAAGGTAGATAACAATAAAGCTCATGGTggttgtgctttaaaaaaatgtgcttttaaactgctacaaaatgtttttttatttctatcttTTAACACAATGTAACTGCTTTGGGTCCTGTAGCTGAAAAGTTCTGGAATAAAAAAGCTTTAATACCTCCaaagaataaatataattgTACTATTTTCCTAATGTGCTGAAGATTACAAAAGCTATATTATATTCATAAGGCAttctgtaatataatgtaatgatCTGAGCTGTAATCATAAGGAGGatgcataatttttttcccctctgactGCAACATATTTGAGAATCCTCTATTATATTTCTTGTGTAAAGTCTTGCTTGAATGCACATTAGCGGCTTAACTTATCTTGCTAGCTAGCCACTAGAcaactagatagatagatagatagatatgttaCTCATTCCATAAGGGAAATTTCTTTGTTATAGCAGccatacaaaacaaaatgcattaaaGAAGAGCATAAAGAATACAAAGCAGTTACAGAGCAGGagcaataaaacagaaatatgtaTAGAAATATAACGTCTAAGATACAGATGTGGACAACTCGATAGCTCAGGACAAGCAAATTTCATGTAGGggctattcattttttattcatagttgtcCATGGGACAAGTACGTTCAATgaccagaagaaaaaaacaaaaaccagcCTATGCCTTTAATGATTTTCAGAAAGTAGCTGTAACTACATTTCGAGCTCCTCATTCCAAACTCCACCACCTGCTTCACTATCAGCCAAGACATGATCTAACTGAAGGTACAGAGGCTTTTATTAGGTGGATTAATTACCGTATGCAGACGACAGACGATTTTTATGAATCAGGAATTGTATTTCGAGACACTGACAAAatcatggaaaaataaagtCCAGCTCCAAGCTCTCATTTAGCACAATATGCAATCCCCTCGTGGTTTTAAACATACAGAGATGCTAGTAAGACCCAAATATCTTTTACGTGCAATGCAAGAAGAAAACACCAAATGCACTTAACCAGTTAACTACATGTTGTTACATATTTATGATGTGTCCACCCTGGAGATACCACAAATAAATGATACTGCATTTGTTCTACTCCAGACTTCCTAAAGACAGGTTGTACAGTCTGATAGCGGTGTACGAAAAGAGCTCCATCCTATACCGTGGCTGAATCAGCCTGTtactaaaggttttttttactCCACCACACCAtaaaactgtctgtctctgtctctgtctctgtctctctgtctctctgtctctctctctcagtcggTAGAGCAGAAGACCCTTAATCTTAAAGTTGTGGGTTTGAGGCCCATGTCAGGCAccaaacccagccactggggtcgCACGATCTAGTGCTCTCTccgtgccagtcccaagcctggagaaaatgggagggttgcgtcactaagggcatctggcataaaacctgtgccatAAACCGGATTTCCATAATGATGACGGaggatctgctgtggcgacccctaacgggagcagctgaaagaagaaccTGAGCCTCTAGTCCTTCCTTCAGACAGCCTCTGTGTTCACTGTCCATTCCTGTTTAAAACACTGTACTGCAAATACATTATGTGCCAGATCTTAGTTGAGCAATTATCACTGTATAAATATTCATACTCATACTCAACCCGACAGTTAGTGTGGACACCTACAAAAGTGTAATCCAATTCAATTTGCATAGCACTTTTAAGATCAGACATTGTAACAAATCAGCTTTATAGAAAATCTGGATGTAAATTTAGATTTAGACTCTGTTTTGAGCAAACCAGAGATGACAGAGTTTATCTCACTGAACTTTCTTATGGAGTTCAACTGTAGCTCTAATCCAGCAGAGCTGATCCGGCTAATCAAGCGGACTGATCATCTGGAGCAGGTTGGATTCAGGAGAATGGAAGCTGCCATCTCTGAACTCTAACCTCTGATCCCTTCTCTGAAAGGTCTGTTATTCCTGTGCAAACACCCACCTCGGTTTAACTGAAATCATCATTGTAGCATTGCAGTAACCTGGCCAAATCGCTTACTATTAGGAACCATACAGAAGCCATAAAACTGACCTCTGTAGAAAGGCCGATCTCCAGGATCACTGCTGACGATATTGAATTACCCAATATGCGATTTGGACCAACCCTGTAACATGTATCTTATATCCTCAGCCGCCagtgctagctagcttgctaacatgCGCACAACTTTTAGAGTATTAACACGCGGGTCATAAGAAATATAAACTTagagtttatgctttcttcTAAAACACATcaccaccttcatgaatgtgtAGCCCAGGAGCCGGTCTAAAGTTCATCTACATTCTGAATAACATCTCTCTCACCTGAAGTACAGAGCAGCTTCAAGGGCGCCGCCATTTTGGATTCTACAGCCCCCTCGCCTGACAACAATTACGGCAAGCCAGAAGGAACAAACTGCTTTAGCACTACAACTTGCTGCGATGGCGAAAGTGAAATTAATCTTCTACCACTAGATGGCGTAATAACCACAGAAAATATTCCCTGTTGGCTAGTTTGAATTAGGCTGTTACTGATTTAACTGTTCTGCTAATTTTGGATTTGTTACGGATTTGTTACGGATGTCGTTACTGCAGATTAAGTGTTTAAATGAAATGGTGCATATTTGTTTGTAAATAAGAGCTTGTAAACAATCCTATTAAACAGCTCTGTTGTAAAGTTCCATGGTataatgatgtaaatgtaaaatgtaagaaTTAGACTTTTGCTTTGAGAATGTTAAAGGCAGTGGCTTAGAATATGATGTGTGTTCAGTTTCATTATTCAGAAGCGCtttcatcattttcacacacatgagAGCAGAGACTTGTTTTCTCCAGACAGCTTGTAATCTTCCTCTCGCATTCTTGCTGTGTATCTAGCCGTGCAGTGCTGACTGAAAcatcccctgtgtgtgtgtgtgtgtgtgtgttctctccaACAAGTCCCCACTCGCTGATAACGCGCCCAGCGAGGGAGAggcacaccgacacacacacacacacacacacacacacacacacacacacacacttctgctagCCGGAGGAaaaaagcatacacacacaaggcaTGAAGAAGGGGCTTCGGGGTAgggaaaatgtcttttttttttaaacaccactGTAGTTTCTGTTTGACGAGCTGAATAAAAGTGGCCGTGTGGTAACCGGTTTACTGCCATCGGAATTTATGCCACTGGTAACTATGGAGCAGAGACTGGCATttttagaaaacacacacacacacagttacattgTTACGAGCTCGcaaaagcgcacacacacacacacacacacacacacacacaaacgaccGTATCACAACGTTCCAGGGCACTCGGCGATATCCCTCCGCACATTCCACAGAGGAAAGGCACGATTAACTAGGCCTTAGGGTCGGAATAACAAGAAGAAGTAGACTAGAAACTAGTCTCATCTACTCACAGGTTACTCAAGATCTCTCACATATTCTCAGCGTCATGAAACTTTAGTTAACTCCACATTATACTTTAACTCCACGATATCTCCACAGGACTTCAGAATGTGAACGCAGGTTTTGCCAAATGACTTATTTTTAACAATGAATCCGCATACAGTTCATACAGACATGTTTACAagcatattttctgttttctttcatattctatctgttttattcttagttgtgttgattttttttttttttttaatcctttaaatCCGCACTAATAGGCGACATCAATCTGAGAAGTTTGGACGTGTGACGAAATTGTGGGATGCTGAAATCCATCCGCGCTGCCCAGAAGAAAGATGTTCcggtctggaaaaaaaaaaaaaaaaaaaaaaaaaaaaaaaacgctacagaagaagaaagaagggggAGGTAGAGAAAAATtgcagcaaagaaagaaagttaaTCGGCgttgtttcattttcagcttttaAGAAGACGTTTTCCGCGCTCGTTTCCCTCTCTGAAGGTTTGGATAAGTGCTCCGACGCTTTTGCGACTTcttcacacatttctttttgtccCTCATGTTTGAGGCTTTTCCACTATTTTTTTGGAGTTCATTTTCTTTCCAGCAGGATTGGAAATAGTGGGAAAGCTCAGAGGAAGCGTGTCCGTGTGCTCAGGTAGACATTATTAGTTGGTGTACAGCGTGTTTCTGTCTTACTGGTGAAGCCGAAGCCTTTTCTCTTAGAAAGCTGAGGAGAAAACGACATTTTTCTGCCTTCCCCGTGTTTGGAGCCAGTTAGCTGTGGCACAGCGGCTGCAGTGTCGCAGAACCACAGCTTATCTGACCACTGAAGTAGCTTGAAGTTGACTTAAAGGTGTCATATACCTGCTATCAGCAACACGTCTTTGAAACTACGGACTAAGTGGCAGTTATTAGGAGACTTTTCAGCtgcaaccagaaaaaaaaaacaaaaacacaaacagcagcCTTTTCTGAATGTGACCGCTACATTCACCACACTTCAGCCGACAACTACAACGAaataactttcttttttttatgaagacTAGCGTGCGTTAAAAGCTCGGACATCAGGTGCTGAGGTAAAGCGTCTTGTTTTATTACTTGGCAGCTGGCGACGGGAGCGCGAGCAGGGTGGGAAGGCATCATTCAGCCGCTAGCAGATGGATGTGCATGCTTCCCTCCTCACATGCACCAGCAGATCCGCGACGTGGAAACTTTCAGGCCACATCAAACATCTCTTCAAGTCTCATTAATCCGAGATGTAGCCCACATGCCATaacgtattttttttttaacttatctttattttatctgAGATATTTATTGTTAGCTgaacaaacaatacaaaacagcttttgaactgtttttttttttttgtcttaatccTTGTTTGTTGTCTTTGTCATTTCATTTGCTGTAGATTTAGAAAGACTTGAacattgttttgtgtttacaCTGTATTTATGATACTGTATTTAAGCTGTAGTCTTTCAGGtgtcatttcagaaaaaaaagaaaagtgtttaaCACTTGTTCAGGCTATTTATTAGAAATTTGACATCATGGAGAAAATTGGTACCAAATTGAAGCAAAAGTTTAAACTGGCCGATTCTGGCAGTGTCAAGtttagcaaaaagaaaaatgaactcTCCAACACAAATAACAACAGTAACAGTGTAAGTGGTGCACCGCCAGTTGTGACCCACTTGAGCCCGGCAACAAGCCCGTCACCTGCGAGTACGGTTCAGTTCAGCCTCACCTGCTCACCCTCCATTGAGGCATCTTCAGGCGTCAGATCGGCAAAGGTGGTCAACTCTCAGAGGGTGTCTACCTGTGTTGCCTCCACCACCTCACCATCTGTACCAGAAGAATCTGGGCCTTCGCTTGAACACCACCCAGTGACTCTTGCTCCTTTGCGGCGCCGCTCGCCTCAGCAGCGCGTGTCTTGCTACCTGCCTGACACTGTGGAAGGCCGAGGTGCCTGTGATCAGTCCAGGCGTACCGATTTGCCCCAAGGTGAGCATGCCGACCCACAAGGTACTTACAGCCCAAATTCGCGAGTCGCCCTGAACCAGCGCCGGTATTCTCTGGAGCTTCAGCAGCTTGTGAGAAGGCAGCAGCTCCTTGCCCAACCCCCACTGTCTTCCATGCCGCCTCCATACCCAACACCTAGCCCAGTCACCCGCTCAGGTTCTGCAGAACCAAGCTTTCTGCCTGAACCAGAACGCCACAAACGCCTCTCCCTGCAGGAGGCACTGTTCTACAAGCGCTGGAGCTCTGGAGGAGAGCCATGGGACAGCGGCAGGCCAGCATCACTTTCACATCCTCCAGTGAGGAGCCATGAAGGTGCTGGGGCTACCTGCCTCTTTCCTTCTGGACCAGCACTGAGCCCCTGCTCCTCCTTTAGCCTGCAGGAGTCAGTGTTAGCCAGCCCACGCTCAAGCTTTGCCAGCAGCACAGCTagtggaggaggtggtggtggtggtggtggtggaggagggggCACAAGCGGAAGTCCTATCGGTAGCCCGTGCAGCAGCAACCGCACCAGCGGCATTAGCCTTGGCTACGACAGTCGCCACGTGTCTGGCCCTGCCCAGCCGCTGCACTTCTCCTCCACACAGCTAGGTGGCACCACCACTGGGCATGTGTACCCAACATCTGGCCCTGGGAAAGCACCCCCAATAGAGGTGTGGAGGGACTATCTAGAACGAACATCAGGGATCGGAGGAGGTTTTCAAGATGGCCGCCACTCATACCCACCAGCGGGCAGTTCCCCAGCAGCAACAGAGTGGTGGAGTGGCACAGAGCAACGGGGACCAAGGACAGAGAGCACAGGGGAGCGGATGAGGCACTCAGACCTGCCAGGTACCCACTACCAGCAGGAGCTGACCCGCCTCCTACTGAGGGACATGACATTGGAGGGAGAAGAGCAGTTGGGAGGACTAGCCTTGAGGGAGCAGCCTCTGTCCACCTCTGCACCTCCTGCAGCCAATGTATCTGTGGCTCTGAAACCTCAGGAGGAACAGGTGTCTCTGAGGGAACCACCATCAGCCCTGGACCGGCAAGAATTTTTTGGTGAGGATGTTTAAACTTTGCCCACTTCTGCTATTCAGTCTAGTGAAGGTTTAAG
This genomic interval from Pangasianodon hypophthalmus isolate fPanHyp1 chromosome 4, fPanHyp1.pri, whole genome shotgun sequence contains the following:
- the ajuba gene encoding LIM domain-containing protein ajuba translates to MEKIGTKLKQKFKLADSGSVKFSKKKNELSNTNNNSNSVSGAPPVVTHLSPATSPSPASTVQFSLTCSPSIEASSGVRSAKVVNSQRVSTCVASTTSPSVPEESGPSLEHHPVTLAPLRRRSPQQRVSCYLPDTVEGRGACDQSRRTDLPQGEHADPQGTYSPNSRVALNQRRYSLELQQLVRRQQLLAQPPLSSMPPPYPTPSPVTRSGSAEPSFLPEPERHKRLSLQEALFYKRWSSGGEPWDSGRPASLSHPPVRSHEGAGATCLFPSGPALSPCSSFSLQESVLASPRSSFASSTASGGGGGGGGGGGGGTSGSPIGSPCSSNRTSGISLGYDSRHVSGPAQPLHFSSTQLGGTTTGHVYPTSGPGKAPPIEVWRDYLERTSGIGGGFQDGRHSYPPAGSSPAATEWWSGTEQRGPRTESTGERMRHSDLPGTHYQQELTRLLLRDMTLEGEEQLGGLALREQPLSTSAPPAANVSVALKPQEEQVSLREPPSALDRQEFFGTCVKCGKGVYGADNACQALDSLYHTRCFTCVSCGRTLRNKDFYNVGGSVYCKEDYMFSGFQAAAEKCCVCGHLILEQILQALGNSYHPGCFRCTVCSKTLDGVPFTVDYLNNVYCVADYNRTFAPKCAACLQPILPAEGSEEILRVVSMNKDYHFECYHCEECGKQLSDKPGSQCFPLDSHLLCHSCHMSRVCASHNLPPHNTH